The following are encoded together in the Coffea arabica cultivar ET-39 chromosome 1c, Coffea Arabica ET-39 HiFi, whole genome shotgun sequence genome:
- the LOC113731598 gene encoding cytochrome b-c1 complex subunit 8 produces the protein MGKQPVKLKAVVYALSPFQQKIMPGLWKDITTKIHHKVSENWISATLLLGPVIGTYSYAQHYKEEEKLAHRY, from the exons atgGGGAAACAGCCGGTGAAGCTGAAGGCGGTGGTGTACGCGCTCTCGCCGTTTCAGCAGAAGATTATGCCTGGCCTCTGGAAGGACATCACCACCAAGATCCACCACAAGGTCTCCGAAAACTGGATCAGCGCCACCCTCTTACTCGGCCCTGTCATTGGCACCTACTC GTATGCCCAACACTACAAGGAGGAGGAGAAGCTGGCACACAGATATTGA
- the LOC113731603 gene encoding KH domain-containing protein At3g08620-like — protein sequence MQVMSSLYTQNLNFSPARAASPIVRTNSDVESQYLTELLAERQKLVPFMQVLPICTRLLNQEILRVSGMISDPRIDEYDRLLRGSPSHVASLDIIPNVGAKGLGFFPNSPHPELLGGPDEMTIDWQSAGGNPSSYVAKRVLRLDIPVDRYPNFNFVGRLLGPRGNSLKRVEASTGCRVFIRGKGSIKDPDKEESLRGRQGYEHLNDPLHVLIEAELPANIIDVRMNQARGIIEELLKPVEESQDLYKRQQLRELAMLNNSFREESPQPRGSLSPFSSSGMKRAKTGW from the exons ATGCAAGTTATGTCTAGCTTATACACACAGAATTTGAACTTTTCACCAGCAAGAGCGGCCTCTCCAATTGTAAGGACCAATTCAGATGTTGAAAG TCAATACTTGACAGAGCTGTTAGCAGAAAGACAGAAGCTTGTACCTTTCATGCAGGTCCTTCCAATATGCACCCGATTGCTGAATCAAG AGATACTGAGGGTTTCAGGAATGATCTCCGACCCAAGAATAGATGAATATGACAGACTACTACGTGGAAGCCCAAGTCATGTGGCCTCTCTAGACATCATTCCAAATGTCGGAGCAAAAGGTCTAGGATTCTTTCCAAACAGCCCTCACCCTGAG TTGTTAGGTGGACCAGATGAAATGACCATTGACTGGCAATCAGCgggaggaaatccaagttcataTGTTGCAAAGAGGGTATTGCGCTTGGACATACCTGTTGACAGATATCCAAAC TTCAATTTTGTTGGCAGGCTATTAGGTCCTCGAGGTAATTCACTGAAGAGAGTGGAAGCTTCCACAGGATGCCGCGTATTTATTAGAGGAAAAGGTTCAATCAAAGACCCTGACAAG GAGGAGAGCTTACGGGGAAGACAAGGTTATGAGCACCTCAATGATCCACTGCACGTTTTGATTGAGGCTGAATTACCTGCCAATATCATTGATGTACGGATGAATCAAGCGAGGGGAATTATAGAAGAATTGCTAAAGCCGGTg GAAGAGTCACAAGATTTGTACAAGAGGCAACAGCTCAGAGAACTAGCCATGCTGAACAACAGTTTCAGAGAAGAGAGCCCTCAGCCAAGAGGCAGTCTATCTCCATTCAGTTCCAGTGGAATGAAACGTGCTAAAACAGGTTGGTAA